Within the Solibacillus silvestris genome, the region AGGTGCTTTTATAACAGCAGTCGCAAAAATGCGAGTATTGACAGAAAAGGATTGGTTTTTAATCCCACTCGGCAGGAGAATGGCTGCATATCAACTAATGTTAAATCGAAAGAAGTAGGTGTATAACTTGAATCAATTAACCGTTATTGGCTTAGGAGCAGCCGATTTTGAACAAATGCAAATGGGTGTTTATAAAAAAATTAAAGCAGCCAAAAAAATATATGTCCGAACAGAGGACCATCCTGTCATTCAAGACTTAAAACTGGAAGGTATCGAGTTTACGAGCTTTGATGATGTGTATATTAAGCATGGTTCGTTCGGTCCTGTTTATGAAGAAATTGCACAGCGTCTTATTGAAGCCGTTTCACAGGAAGATGTTATGTATGCTGTGCCGGGACATCCGCTCGTAGCAGAGCAGACCGTCCAGCACTTAATTGAAGCGGACCAGAACGGGCAGATTAAGCTTGTAATTGAAGGCGGGCAAAGCTTTTTGGATCCGATTTTCGGCGCCTTAAAAATTGACCCGATTGAAGGGTTTCAGCTGTTGGACGGTACGAGCATGTCCATCCATGATATGAATATGCGTCAGCACATTTTAATAGCCCAAGTCTATGATTCGTTCAGTGCGTCAGAAGTAAAGCTCACGCTAATGGAAAAATACCGTGATGATTACCCGGTAACAATTGTGACAGCAGCAGGTTCCTCACAGGAATCATTGCGTACTGTTCCGCTTTATGAGCTTGATCAAGCAGCAGAAATCAACAATTTAACGACTGTCTATGTACCGCCTGTTGAATCTGATGAGGAAGCATTGCGTGACTGGACAACATTCCGTCAAATCATAGCGACATTGCGAGGTCCAGATGGCTGTCCTTGGGATCAGAAGCAAACACATGAATCATTGAAAAAGTACTTATTGGAAGAAGCACATGAGTTTTTAGCAGCGGTTGATGCCGAAGATGATTTTGCTATGGTTGAAGAGCTCGGCGATGTCCTTTTACAAGTGTTTTTGCATGCGCAAATTGGGGAAGATAATGGTTATTTCACATTGGAAGAAGTGCTTGCATCGATTAGCGAAAAAATGATTCGCCGCCACCCGCATGTTTTTGGGGATGTGACTGCAGAAGATGCAGAAACGGTTGTAGCTAACTGGGAAGCAATTAAAAAGCAGGAAAAAGGCAATGTAGATGGCGAACCACTATTAAAGAACGAATATAGTCCTTACTCATCGCTTCAAACATCGTACAACTACCAGAAAAAAGCAGCGACAGTAGGTTTTGATTGGCCGAATACTGACGAAGCGTGGAAGAAGTTTACGGAAGAATGGCAAGAGTTCCAGGATGAAATAAAGCAAGGTAACGAATTAAGCCGTACCGATGAATTCGGGGATGTATTATTCACCCTTGTGAACATCGCACGATTTTATAAAATTTCACCGGAAGAAGCGATGCTACATGCCAATGAAAAATTTGCACGTCGTTTTCATTACGTTGAGCAAAGTGTAGCAAAGAGCGGCAAGGCATTCAGTGATTTTACATTAGAGCAGTTAGATTCATTTTGGAATGAAGCAAAACAAATAGAAAAAGGGGAATAAATGGGATGCGCTTAGATAAGTTTTTAAAAGTTTCACGTTTAATTAAACGTCGTACATTAGCGAAGGAAGTGGCGGTGCAGGGACGTATAATGATTAATGATAAAGTGGCAAAAGCCAGCAGTACTGTAAAAGTTGGCGATGAGCTGGCAATTCGTTTCGGTCAAAAAATTGTAACGGCACGTGTCGAAGAAATTCGTGAAAATGTGAAAAAAGAAGATGCTTTAAAAATGTTTACAATTATAAAAGAAGAGCGTTTAGAGAAAGTTGAACCAGAATTTATTGATGATGAAGATTAGGGCATGACCAACTTTTGAGTCATGCTTCCTTCCGTTGATGCATATAGTGTACAACTATAAGCTCAAAGGGGGACTTGCATTGACTATTCATCAAGAAAGCGCACGCTATACCATTTCGTCTGGGGATCACTTAGTAACAGTACGTAATCGTAAACGGATGGACATGACATCTGTTAAAAGTATCGAACGGTTCGATCAGGAAGAATTTTATGTGAACACATCACAGGGTCATTTATTGATTCGTGGTGAGGAACTGCGTATTGTTCATTTAGATGTGGACAAGGGATTACTGACGTTAGAAGGGGAAGTGAAGCAATTCCAATACGATGAAAGCGAGAGTGGCTTATCGAAAAGTTTCCTTCATAAATTGTTTGGATGATGATGAGTGCGCAGCTTATAAGCATTCTTGTCATGTTTATAAGCGGAGTTGCTGTAGGTGCAATAATCGATTGTATCCGAATTAATGTAAATCGTATCCCTTTAAAAAATATTCGACGTATTACATGGATTTTAGAATGGATTGTCTGGTTAATATTAGGGGTTACTACGTTTTATTTATTATTTTTAGTAAAAGGAGGGCAATGGCGGGTAGTTGATCCACTTGCCCAAATCGCCGGAATTGCAACATATGAATTGCTGTTCCAAAAAATTATCCGCTTTGTTGGAAGAGTATGTATAAATTTATTTGTGAAGCCGGTTTTTTTCATTGGACATGTAGTAGTTAAAATGGTCAAAAGTATTATAAAATTATTGGTAGGGATTGTATTATTTATCTGTCGTCCCTTTATTAAGTTTTTCAAGAAATATTTGTTAAAAAACTTTAAAACACAGCAGTGAACTCGTATAATGATTACAACTATTGATTGTGAGGGAGGAGACGGAAAATGGGAAGAAGAAATGTGCAAGAAGAGCTACATAACCAAAATGTCCAGTCGTTGAATAACGATTATGTCCGCTCAAATCCGCAAGCAAAAGCTCAAATAAAAGCAAAAATTGCAGTACGTCGTCGCAGAAGATTAGCAGTATTTTTCATTTTAGCAACTGTAGTAATAGCAGGATTAGTAAAAGCTAACATGGTCCAAAGTGAACGCCTCGCCGCAAAGGAAGAAACGAAAGCGGCGGTGGAAGAACGATTGGAAGAAGCGCTTCACAGACAAGAGCTACTAAATTTGCAGATTGCGAAGCTGGAAGATGATGAGTATATTGCGAAGCTGGCAAGAAAAGAATTTTTCCTTTCTGAAGAGGGCGAAATTATTTTTACAATTCCGAATAAATCGGATAAAGAAAATAAAGACAAGCCTGAAGATGACAAAGAATAATTTTAACGCGATAATAAAAGAAAAAAATGTGACTTTAAAAAATAATAAAAAACCAGTAAGCATGGTAATTTCGTGATAAAAATTTTGGTATTAATTGCCTTTAGGTAGAGTGTCTTGTTGACACTCTTTTTATGTTAGCTATAATTAGAGAAGAAGCTATTGAACAAAAGTTTCATTATAATTGATAAATGGCTTTTCAATCGAAGAGTCTCTTAAAATTTAAGGAGGAGCATTTTTTTTATGTCAATTGAAGTAGGCAGCAAAGTACAAGGTAAGGTAACAGGAATCACAAATTTCGGTGCATTCGTTGAGCTTCCAGATGGGAAAACAGGTTTAGTTCACATTAGTGAAGTGGCAGATAACTACGTAAAAGATATTAACGAGCATCTTAAAGTAGGCGATGAAGTCGAAGTTAAAGTGATGAATGTTGAAGCGGATGGAAAGATTGGTCTTTCAATTCGTAAAGCAAAGCCTCAAGCTGAGCGACCAGAGCGTCCACAGCGTCCTCGTCGCGAAAACAACCGTTCTAACGATCGTAATGATCGTCAACCAAAAGAGAACTTTGAACAGAAGATGGCGCGTTTCTTAAAAGATAGCGATGAGCGTTTAACTACATTAAAGCGTGCAACTGAGTCTAAGCGCGGTGGCCGTGGAGCTCGCAGAGGATAATTTTGCTGGCTGTTTGAACGTAGAAAAAGTGTCAAATAGATGATAAAGCGATGGATTGTAAGTGTATATCTTACAATCCATCGCTTTTTTTCATTAATAAAATGTTGTGTTGGAGTGGGAAATCAAATTATTCTTTTTCAGTATTATGCCTTATGAGTACACGGATAAGGGTAATAAAACAAAAAATACCTCCGATTAATCCGATTGTAATCATAAGAATCTGCAATGCGAGCGGCAAGTTTGTCAAGATGACGCCTCCAACGACTAGAAGCATGCTAATACCGCAAAGAAAAGCTAAATATGTAAAGTTTTGGACCAAAAAAAACGCCTCCTCTTATAGTTACAAGTATAATGGATAAGGGAGAAAGTGTGTCAGGAATTTACAGAATAGAAAAAAGAACAAAATAAAAGCCGCCTAGGAACACTAAGTTCCTAAACAGCTTTTGAGATGACCCGTACGGGATTCGAACCCGTGTTACCGCCGTGAAAGGGCGGTGTCTTAACCACTTGACCAACGGGCCTATAAATGGTGGCGGCAGAGGGAGTCGAACCCACGACCTTTCGGGTATGAACCGAGTGCTCTAGCCAACTGAGCTACACCGCCAAATTTAACAACAGAACTAATAATACATTGCAGTCTATATAGTGTCAATACTATTTTTTAATTATTTCCTCTATCATAATATGCAGTAAATTACTGCGTATTATTTTTTGTAATTACTGATAAAAAAAGCGTAAAAACGCGCATATTACCGTAAAAAAACCGTCGAACAATTTTTCGGTGTCAATCCTACAAACAGACAAAATTCACTTTTTCAGCTTTATATAATAGCGTTAAAAAGAAAAGGTGATAGTAAAAATGGTGACATTAAATAATCAAAATGAGTTTCAAACACTAAACTTAGACTTATTCTTATATAAAGAAAAATCGAGAATAATAATAGCAAGTGTTATAGCGTTTGCAGCTTTCTGTTTTGCTCAGGCGGTATTCTTTGAAGCTGTTACTCCGTTGTTTTTACCTTTTTGGCTTGTTATTCGAACGAGATTTGCCTCATTTCAAAAGAGTGCTTTACTAGGGGGAATCCTCGGAACGCTCTTTATTGGGTTTGGACAGGCAGCCGTTGTGTTAGTGCAGTTACTCTTCATGGAATGTCTCGTCCGTTTTAAGTTTATAAAACTATCACCGTACTTTTTACTAGGAAGTACAATTATCGCTATTCAGCTAGCATGGCAAATGCTGCTTCATAGTGGTATGCCATCTGTCATGACATTATTTTATATCGTATATGAATGTCTTTTTGCAGTTTCGATTTTATTCTTTATGCGTATTTTGACATTTCCAAGTAAAGAAAACGGAACCATTGAATGGACAAGAGAAAAAATAACGGCAATTATTGTCGTTTTGGCCGGTATGCTAATCGGCATGGAAAGCTTGACTCTATTTTACTTTTCAATGTCACTGATCGTTCTTCATTTCCTCATCTGCCTTGTAGCCTATGCCTCGACAGTTGGAGCTACGGTTATTTTTTCATTATCTCTTGGCTTTTTTATAGGCTTAGCTAATTTATCATTCACAGGTATGATGATCCTATATGCATGTACAGGGCTGGTCGCCGCTTTTGTACAAAACCAGGGACGTTATGCCGTTGCGCTTTTTAGTTTTCTGCCGAGTATTTTTTTCTTCTTTTATGATGCAACATTACCGATCGATAGCGTTTATTTTATGTCGATGCTTACAGGCGCAATTATTTTCCTGCTTATGCCGAAAAATATACTTGAGTATTGCAAAATGTATTACAAACAAAATACGGTTAGTATAATCCAGGTGAACCGCAATGAAGTAGTGGAAGTGCAGCTCAAGCAATTTCAGCAATTTGTATCTTTTATGAAGGAGCTTGTGTTTGATCATTTTACACAAAATAAAACTAAAAGTAAGACAACTGCAGAACCGTTTCTAATTTGCTCCAGCTGTTTCAAATATGAAGAGTGCTGGGGGAGAAACGGGGAGATGGAAGGAATTATTGATTCTTGGCGGTTAGCGAAAAGAAGTACGAAACCAGTCAGCTGGATTCGGGTAGAAGAGCAGCTGAAAGGGAAATGCATTAAATCTTCTAAATTGCTGGAAGAACTAGAGTCGGCTTTACACAAAGAGCATATGGAGAGACAGTTCTATCATGGTAAAAAAATGATTGCCTTACAGCTTCGGGATTTAAGCAGCCACTTTGAAAAGCTGTTAAACAGCCAGCGATTAGAAATCGGCACATCGGAAATGGATGGGGAGATGCAGCAGTTTTTAAAGGAACATGATATTCATTGTTTGCATATTCAGTGGATAAAAAATGAAATAGGGAATCGAGAGTTCGTTTGTTATGTCGCAGATCATCGTGATGCACATGTCGTTATCCAGCAATTAGAACAGCAACTGTTTGAATTTTTGCATGAACCATTGAAAGGTGAACAGATTTACGAGCAGCACTCGCCAATTTTTTATCGCCAAATTAAGTTTACTTCAGCAATTCGTTATCAGTTGGAGTATGATATATATACGTATTCCCATGCAAACCATGCAATTTCCGGAGATTCTTACCGGGTATTTCCGATTCATCCAGGACTTATGGCGATCATGCTGTCGGATGGTATGGGGACGAATGAGAGAGCAAATCGTGAAAGTGAACGCTTAATTCAAATGATGCAGGATTGTCTTACGTACAACATGGATCCTGAAACAGCGATGCACACAATGCATTATGTCATGTCGCTTAAAAATGATTCGGACATGTATGCGACAATGGATTTTGCACTTGTCGATTTACAGTTCGGCCATTTATGGTGTTGGAAAGCGGGAGGCATGACGACATATGTATTAAGAGGGAATGATTTATTCAAAATAGAAAGTACAAGTGCTCCAATTGGCTTTTTGCCTAACTTCGCAATCGATACAGAAATGACACAATTATTGTCAGAGGACGTTATTTTAATGATTTCCGACGGGTTATTTTCACCATCTGCACAATGGGATGCACAGGAACAATTATTTATCCGGCTGATTCGTCAAGGGCTGGAAAATGGTGCTTCCATCCAGGTTGTACTATTTGATGTCATGACGCAATTCAAACAAAAATACCCGATTGCAGACGACTGCACTGTGATGTTATTCCGTTTGCAGCATGTCATAAAACCGTGGCAAGTATTCAGACCAGCAATCACACATTGAAATGTAATATGAGGTGAGTAAATGCACACTTTAGAGCATCAAGTTTTAGCGTATATAAAAGAGCAGCAGCTTATTAAAAGCGGAGATAAACTATTAATTGCTTGTTCAGGAGGCGTTGATTCAATGGCGCTTCTTTCTTTTTTTTATCATTTTCAGCACTATTTTAATATTGAGCTCGCCGTTGCGCATGTTGACCATATGCTTCGCGGCGAACAATCTGCTCAAGACCGCCAATTTGTTGAGCAGGCATGTGAAGACTGGGCTATTCCTTTTTATAGCTGTGCGATTCCGATTGCGGAAATCCAAAAAAAAGAAGGCGGAAACATGCAGGCGATTTGCCGGAAGGAACGCTATCATTTCTTTGAAACCGTCATGCATACACATAAGTTTACAAAATTAGTAACTGCCCATCATGCGGACGATCAGCTCGAATCAATGTTAATGGCCATGACGAAAGCGAGTTCACTAAACGGATTAAAAGGCATATTACCTTCCCGTAAATTTCAACAATTTACTGTAATTCGTCCTTTTTTGATGGTTACAAAAGACGAAATTGGGGAATATTTACATAGTAAAGGTCATTTGTACCGTGAAGATCCGAGCAATGCAAAGAATGATTATACCCGCAATCGTTTCCGTCACAATGTCGTACCAGTTTTAAAGGAAGAAAACCCCCTTGTTTCCCGACACGCAGTCCACATTGCCCAGCAGCTTTTAGAGGATGATACGTATTTAATGGAGCTTGCAGAAGAGCGTTTTTCAAAGCTTTTTCTGAAAGTTGATAAAAATTGTTATAAAGTCAAGGTTTCAGAATTACAAAAAGAGCCACTTGCTTTACAAAGAAGGCTCATTTTAATACTATTAAGTTATCTTTATAACGATTCAAATACGATTCAAAGCTACGCACTTTGCACGACGATTTTGACGTTATTCTCAATGTCGGATGGAAGTCGTGCACTTGATTTACCGGAGAATTTTATTGCGCGTCAACAATACGATGAAGTTGTATTTGAATATAAGCAGCAAAACTTGCGAACATCAAATCAACAAATCGCTTTGAATGAGTGGTGTGTGCTTGGAACGATGCGCATATATATTGGGGAACTTGCACAATGTGATGAGGACTTACTTCAAAAGTATCCGCATCACTTTTTCGCCGCATCATCTGTTTCGTTTCCTTTATTCGTAAGGGCTCCCAGACAAGGGGATCGTATTTTGCTACAAGGTATGCAGCATCAGAAAAAAGTATCTCGCATTTTTATTGATGACAAGATTCCTTTCACCAAAAGAGCTAGCTGGCCGTTGTTAGTCGATGCTAATGATGACCTTTTAGCGATAGTAGCTGTACGCGTTAACAATAAATTTTCTAATGTAAAGTCGGCGGAGCATGAAATGGTGCTTCTTGTCGATAGCAATGAACGTCTTTAGAAAGTTTGAACAATAAAAGGAGGAATCTACTCATGATTCAAAATGACATCGAAAAAATAATGATTACAGAAGAACAAATCCAGGAACGTATTAAAGAGCTTGGCGCTCAACTGACAGAGGAATATAAAGAAATGTTCCCATTAGCTGTCGGAGTGTTAAAAGGTGCAATGCCATTTATGACGGATCTGATGAAACGTTTCGATTCATATGTGGAACTGGACTTTATGGATGTTACTTCATATGGAAATGCAACTGTTTCATCTGGGGAAGTAAAAATACTTAAAGACTTAAATACAAGTGTGGAAGGTCGCGATGTCATTATTATTGAAGACATTATCGACAGTGGTTTAACATTAAGCTATTTGGTGGATTTATTTAAATACCGTAAAGCTAAATCGATTAAAATCGTAACATTACTGGATAAGCCATCTGGCCGTAAAGTGGAATTGAATGCAGATGTTGTAGGCTTCGAAGTACCGGACGGTTTTGTTGTGGGCTACGGATTAGATTATGCAGAGAAATATCGTAACTTACCTTACATCGGAATTTTAAAACGCGAAGTATACTCATTTTAATATTTCCTAGACTGTACAAACCTTCAATTTTGAGGTAAGCATTTAGGCATAAGCAGTAATTGAGCGGATTTTGTCATAATTCGTTTCAACGTTTAAAATGTGTGGTGCTTTTTATTGTATGAAAATTTCAACGTATGTTAAGATTTTACTTATAGTTTTTCTGTAACGTTGTGAGGAGGCTGGGGATGAATCGAATATTTCGATACACCATATTTTATTTACTAATATTTCTCGTGATTATCGGGATTTTTGGAACATTTAATGGTGGAAAAAAGACAACTGAAAACCTTGATTACTATGCGTTTTTTGAGGCTTTAGAGAGCAATGAGATTGCTTCTATGGATATACAGCCTGAAAGAGGCGTGTATAAAATTGTAGGTCAGATGAAAGGCGCTGAAGAGGGCGAAACTTTCACAGTAAACGTTTTACAAAATGACCAAACTACTGTAGACCGTATTCTGCAAATTGAAGAACAAGTTGCAAACGGTGAATATCCAGGAGTGGAAATTTTAGAACAACCACAAACAAGTGGGTTCGTAACATTCCTTACGAGCATCATTCCATTTGTCATCATTATTATTTTATTCTTCTTCTTACTAAGCCAATCGCAAGGTGGCGGTAATAAGGTGATGAACTTCGGGAAGTCAAAAGCTAAGCTATTTGATGACACGAAGAAAAAAGTTCGTTTCAATGACGTGGCAGGTGCCGACGAAGAGAAACAAGAACTTGTTGAAGTAGTAGATTTCTTAAAAGATCACCGTAAATTCACTGATATCGGTGCACGTATTCCGAAGGGGATTCTATTAGTAGGTCCTCCTGGTACAGGTAAAACATTACTTGCACGTGCTGTTGCCGGTGAAGCGGGCGTTCCATTCTTCTCGATTTCAGGTTCTGATTTCGTAGAGATGTTTGTCGGTGTCGGTGCATCTCGTGTTCGTGACTTATTTGAAAACGCTAAGAAAAATGCCCCATGTATCATTTTCATCGATGAGATTGATGCGGTAGGTCGTCAACGTGGTGCGGGTCTTGGTGGTGGTCACGATGAGCGTGAACAAACATTAAACCAATTACTAGTTGAAATGGATGGTTTCGGTGCAAACGAAGGTATTATTATCATCGCTGCAACAAACCGCCCTGACATTCTAGATAAAGCATTATTACGTCCTGGTCGTTTTGACCGTCAAATTACGGTTGGTCACCCAGACGTAAAAGGCCGTGAAGCAATCCTTAAAGTACATGCTCGCAATAAGCCATTATCAGATACAGTTGATTTAGCTGCTGTTGCACAACGTACACCAGGATTCTCAGGTGCAGATTTAGAAAACTTGTTAAACGAAGCAGCTTTAGTTGCAGCTCGTAAAAACAAAAAATCAATAAACATGGCTGATATTGATGAAGCATCTGACCGCGTAATTGCCGGTCCTGCGAAAGCAAGCCGTGTGTATTCTCCAAAAGAGAAAAAGCTTGTTGCATTCCATGAAGCCGGTCACGTAGTTGTCGGTCTTGAATTGGATGAAGCTGATACTGTTCATAAAGTAACGATTGTCCCTCGTGGTCAAGCAGGTGGTTATGCCATCATGTTACCGAAAGAAGAGCGTTTCTTCACAACGAAGCAAGAGTTACTAGACCGTATCGCCGGATTACTAGGCGGACGTGTTGCGGAAGAAATTGTACTTGGTGAAGTATCTACAGGTGCACATAATGACTTCCAGAAAGTAACGAGCATTGCGCGTGCAATGGTTACAGAATACGGAATGAGCAATAGTCTTGGTGCTGTTCAATACGGTTCAAACCAAGGCGGTAATCCATTCCTAGGTCGTGACTTCGGTTCAGATCAAAACTACTCTGATACAGTAGCATATGAAATCGATAAAGAAGTTCAGCGTATCGTTGATGAGCAATATGCTCGTACGAAACGTATTTTAACAGAGCGTCGTGACTTACTAGATTTAATCGCAAATACGTTAATTGATAAAGAAACGTTAAATGCACAGCAAATCGAACATTTACGCGACCACGGTATATTACCTCCTGAAGAGGCGGTAGTAGAATCGGAGCTTCAACAAAAAGATCAAAAAGAAGCAACACCAACAATTGAAACGGCTGGTAATGCATCGATTAATGAAGATGTTCAAGGTGAAAAGAAATCACCAACAGTTGAAGATTTACCGAAAGACGTGTCAGATGATCGCCCGCAAGGCATCGATGAAGACCGTCCAAAATAATACAACACAACTGACTATTTCCTGGGAAAAGGAGATAGTCAGTTTTTTCTTCTTAAAATCTTGCCTTTAAATATAACGCGATTTGGTGAGTTGGTTGAAAAGGAGGGTGGTAGACTCTAGCGGAAAGCCTTCACCCCTATGGAGATCAACAGGTTTTAGTTGAAAGGGAATGATTGCCGACTAAAAATACTGAATACTGTATAGTAGATGGCCAAATATGGTATGATTTTTTTCAGTATAAGAAAAGTAGGTGCCACTTGTGATTTTAGTAATGAATGCGGGTAACTCCAATATCATTTTAGGTATTTATGATCAAGATAAACTTATCCATCATTGGCGGACAGAGACAAATATACGAAAAACTGAAGATGAATATGCGATGCAATTTAAGGCGTTTTTTTCTCATGAAGGCATTTCATTTGAACAAGTAAAAGGGATTATTATATCCTCAGTTGTGCCACCTATTATGTTTGCACTTGAATTAATGTGTAAAAAGTATTTCAATATCCAGCCTTTGATTGTGGGACCCGGTGTAAAAACAGGCTTGAATATAAAGTATGAAAATCCGCGTGAAGTAGGCGCAGACCGTATTGTAAATGCGGTTGCCGCTTTACAGCAATATAGTGGGAGACCACTGATTATTATCGATTTTGGTACAGCGATTACGTATTGCTTTATTAATGAACGAGGCGATTATTTAGGGGGCGCCATTGCACCCGGTATTGCCATATCAACAGAGGCGCTCTATACACGTGCAGCAAAGCTACCTCGAATTGAAATTGCCCATACATCGCAAGTTGTGGCAAAGAATACGGTAGCTGCTATGCAGGCAGGGGTTTTTTACGGGTTTTTAGGACAAGTAGAAGGCATCGTCAGTCGTATGAAAGCGCAAAGTAAAGAAGAGCCCCTCGTAATTGCAACTGGGGGACTAGCAAAATTGATTGCGAATGAAACCCAGATGATTGATGTCGTCGATCCGTTTTTGACCCTCAAGGGACTAGCAACGATTTATAAAAGAAATCAATAGAAAAGAGGAATTTCAACATGAAAGACTACTTAGTAAGAGGAATTGCATATGACGGACAGGTACGTGCGTTTGCAACAAATACAACTGCAACTGTAGGAGAAGCACAACGCCGTCATAATACATGGCCTGTTGTATCTGCTGCGTTAGGCCGTTCAATGACAGCATCTGTAATGATGGGTGCGATGTTAAAAGGTGACGACAAAATTACCGTAAAAATCGAAGGGAACGGTCCAATCGGTCCAATGGTTATCGATGCAGATGCCAAAGGAGATGTGCGTGGCTTCGTTACAAATCCACATGTTCACTTTGAATTAAATGAACAAGGAAAACTGGATGTACGTGCTGGTGTCGGTTCTGAAGGTGCTTTGACAGTTGTTAAAGACTTAGGTTTACGTGATATGTTCTCAGGTCAAACACCGATCGTCTCAGGAGAAATTGCTGAGGACTTCACATATTACTTCGCTACATCTGAACAAGTACCTTCATCAGTAGGTTTAGGTGTGTTAGTAAATCCGGATAATACAATTTTAGCAGCGGGCGGCTTTATTATTCAATTAATGCCAGGCTGTGAAGAAGAAACAATCGAAGCAATTGAAAAGCATTTATCATCAATTGAGCCTGTTTCTAAAATGATTGAAAAAGGATATACACCTGAGCAAATTTTAGAAGCAGTATTAGGCGAAGGCAATGTTCAAATTCTTTCAACAATGCCTGTACAGTTCCAATGTCAATGTTCAAAAGAGCGTTT harbors:
- a CDS encoding sporulation protein YabP, encoding MHIVYNYKLKGGLALTIHQESARYTISSGDHLVTVRNRKRMDMTSVKSIERFDQEEFYVNTSQGHLLIRGEELRIVHLDVDKGLLTLEGEVKQFQYDESESGLSKSFLHKLFG
- a CDS encoding hypoxanthine phosphoribosyltransferase — translated: MIQNDIEKIMITEEQIQERIKELGAQLTEEYKEMFPLAVGVLKGAMPFMTDLMKRFDSYVELDFMDVTSYGNATVSSGEVKILKDLNTSVEGRDVIIIEDIIDSGLTLSYLVDLFKYRKAKSIKIVTLLDKPSGRKVELNADVVGFEVPDGFVVGYGLDYAEKYRNLPYIGILKREVYSF
- a CDS encoding septum formation initiator; translation: MGRRNVQEELHNQNVQSLNNDYVRSNPQAKAQIKAKIAVRRRRRLAVFFILATVVIAGLVKANMVQSERLAAKEETKAAVEERLEEALHRQELLNLQIAKLEDDEYIAKLARKEFFLSEEGEIIFTIPNKSDKENKDKPEDDKE
- a CDS encoding sodium:potassium antiporter, yielding MVQNFTYLAFLCGISMLLVVGGVILTNLPLALQILMITIGLIGGIFCFITLIRVLIRHNTEKE
- a CDS encoding RNA-binding protein S1; the protein is MSIEVGSKVQGKVTGITNFGAFVELPDGKTGLVHISEVADNYVKDINEHLKVGDEVEVKVMNVEADGKIGLSIRKAKPQAERPERPQRPRRENNRSNDRNDRQPKENFEQKMARFLKDSDERLTTLKRATESKRGGRGARRG
- a CDS encoding MazG family protein, which produces MNQLTVIGLGAADFEQMQMGVYKKIKAAKKIYVRTEDHPVIQDLKLEGIEFTSFDDVYIKHGSFGPVYEEIAQRLIEAVSQEDVMYAVPGHPLVAEQTVQHLIEADQNGQIKLVIEGGQSFLDPIFGALKIDPIEGFQLLDGTSMSIHDMNMRQHILIAQVYDSFSASEVKLTLMEKYRDDYPVTIVTAAGSSQESLRTVPLYELDQAAEINNLTTVYVPPVESDEEALRDWTTFRQIIATLRGPDGCPWDQKQTHESLKKYLLEEAHEFLAAVDAEDDFAMVEELGDVLLQVFLHAQIGEDNGYFTLEEVLASISEKMIRRHPHVFGDVTAEDAETVVANWEAIKKQEKGNVDGEPLLKNEYSPYSSLQTSYNYQKKAATVGFDWPNTDEAWKKFTEEWQEFQDEIKQGNELSRTDEFGDVLFTLVNIARFYKISPEEAMLHANEKFARRFHYVEQSVAKSGKAFSDFTLEQLDSFWNEAKQIEKGE
- a CDS encoding serine/threonine protein phosphatase, whose protein sequence is MVTLNNQNEFQTLNLDLFLYKEKSRIIIASVIAFAAFCFAQAVFFEAVTPLFLPFWLVIRTRFASFQKSALLGGILGTLFIGFGQAAVVLVQLLFMECLVRFKFIKLSPYFLLGSTIIAIQLAWQMLLHSGMPSVMTLFYIVYECLFAVSILFFMRILTFPSKENGTIEWTREKITAIIVVLAGMLIGMESLTLFYFSMSLIVLHFLICLVAYASTVGATVIFSLSLGFFIGLANLSFTGMMILYACTGLVAAFVQNQGRYAVALFSFLPSIFFFFYDATLPIDSVYFMSMLTGAIIFLLMPKNILEYCKMYYKQNTVSIIQVNRNEVVEVQLKQFQQFVSFMKELVFDHFTQNKTKSKTTAEPFLICSSCFKYEECWGRNGEMEGIIDSWRLAKRSTKPVSWIRVEEQLKGKCIKSSKLLEELESALHKEHMERQFYHGKKMIALQLRDLSSHFEKLLNSQRLEIGTSEMDGEMQQFLKEHDIHCLHIQWIKNEIGNREFVCYVADHRDAHVVIQQLEQQLFEFLHEPLKGEQIYEQHSPIFYRQIKFTSAIRYQLEYDIYTYSHANHAISGDSYRVFPIHPGLMAIMLSDGMGTNERANRESERLIQMMQDCLTYNMDPETAMHTMHYVMSLKNDSDMYATMDFALVDLQFGHLWCWKAGGMTTYVLRGNDLFKIESTSAPIGFLPNFAIDTEMTQLLSEDVILMISDGLFSPSAQWDAQEQLFIRLIRQGLENGASIQVVLFDVMTQFKQKYPIADDCTVMLFRLQHVIKPWQVFRPAITH
- a CDS encoding tRNA(Ile)-lysidine synthetase, encoding MHTLEHQVLAYIKEQQLIKSGDKLLIACSGGVDSMALLSFFYHFQHYFNIELAVAHVDHMLRGEQSAQDRQFVEQACEDWAIPFYSCAIPIAEIQKKEGGNMQAICRKERYHFFETVMHTHKFTKLVTAHHADDQLESMLMAMTKASSLNGLKGILPSRKFQQFTVIRPFLMVTKDEIGEYLHSKGHLYREDPSNAKNDYTRNRFRHNVVPVLKEENPLVSRHAVHIAQQLLEDDTYLMELAEERFSKLFLKVDKNCYKVKVSELQKEPLALQRRLILILLSYLYNDSNTIQSYALCTTILTLFSMSDGSRALDLPENFIARQQYDEVVFEYKQQNLRTSNQQIALNEWCVLGTMRIYIGELAQCDEDLLQKYPHHFFAASSVSFPLFVRAPRQGDRILLQGMQHQKKVSRIFIDDKIPFTKRASWPLLVDANDDLLAIVAVRVNNKFSNVKSAEHEMVLLVDSNERL